Proteins from a single region of Haloplanus sp. GDY1:
- a CDS encoding DUF309 domain-containing protein: MDDHTRDHSVGPPVSGDPTGWSAARGESNGWEHGTLRRAVVHGVRLYNDGAFHESHDCFEDEWYNYGSGTTESAFLHGMVQVAAGAYKHVDFENDDGMRSLFETALEYLHGVPGDYYGVDVDDVRTRLRAALSDPAAVDGWRITLDGGRPEATDADYEYAERLE; this comes from the coding sequence ATGGACGACCACACCCGGGACCACAGCGTCGGGCCGCCGGTCTCCGGCGATCCGACCGGGTGGAGCGCGGCTCGGGGCGAGTCGAACGGCTGGGAACACGGGACGCTCCGACGGGCCGTGGTCCACGGCGTCCGGCTCTACAACGACGGCGCCTTCCACGAGTCGCACGACTGCTTCGAGGACGAGTGGTACAACTACGGGAGCGGAACCACCGAGAGCGCCTTCCTGCACGGGATGGTGCAGGTCGCCGCCGGCGCGTACAAACACGTCGACTTCGAGAACGACGACGGGATGCGCTCGCTGTTCGAGACGGCACTCGAGTACCTCCACGGGGTACCGGGCGACTACTACGGCGTCGACGTCGACGACGTGCGGACGCGGCTCCGGGCGGCGCTCTCGGACCCCGCGGCCGTGGACGGGTGGCGGATCACGCTCGACGGGGGGCGTCCCGAGGCGACCGACGCGGACTACGAGTACGCCGAGCGGCTGGAGTGA
- a CDS encoding long-chain-fatty-acid--CoA ligase, with protein MQKPLLVTDFLDRARDYYGDHEAVVATTGERYTYDELGARADRFAAALQSRGIEKGDRVAVLDPNTHFHLEAAYGIMQLGAIHTPLNYRLTPEDFEYILGDADVDAIYADHEYAGKVEAVRDDVPTETFVTNDPEAVDGDWEDFEDLLAAAESDYDRPEMSEDEVITINYTSGTTGDPKGVMRTHRCETLHAYLTTIHQDISDDDVYLWTLPMFHVNGWGHIFAITGMGAKHVCTRGIDAEWIFDTVVEEDVSYLCGAPTVLNMLSDYYRDADVATSGDNDVRIATAGSAPPEATIRTVEDEFGWYLTHVYGATETGPLVTTSDARRFFDDDSADRFAVKKRQGLGFLGTEIRVVDEDGEDVPRDDETIGEVVVRGNQVMEGYWEKPEATEEAFSERAEGYYHMGDLATVDENGMIAIQDRKKDIIISGGENISSIELEDTLFEHPAVSDVAVIPAPSERWGEEPKAFVVPESGDPNDPGVTAEELIEFTRDHLAGFKAVKRIEFVVSLPTTATGKVQKYELRSQEWEDEDRMIGEG; from the coding sequence ATGCAGAAACCGCTCCTGGTGACCGACTTTCTCGACAGAGCCCGGGACTACTACGGCGACCACGAGGCGGTGGTCGCGACGACGGGCGAACGGTACACGTACGACGAGCTCGGCGCGCGGGCGGATCGGTTCGCCGCCGCCCTCCAGAGCCGCGGCATCGAGAAGGGCGACCGAGTGGCAGTCCTCGATCCGAACACGCACTTCCACCTCGAGGCGGCCTACGGGATCATGCAACTCGGCGCCATCCACACGCCGCTCAACTACCGTCTGACACCCGAGGACTTCGAGTACATCCTCGGGGACGCGGACGTCGACGCCATCTACGCCGACCACGAGTACGCCGGAAAGGTGGAGGCCGTCCGCGACGACGTGCCGACGGAGACGTTCGTCACGAACGACCCCGAGGCCGTCGACGGCGACTGGGAGGACTTCGAGGACCTGCTGGCGGCGGCGGAGAGCGACTACGACCGCCCGGAGATGAGCGAGGACGAGGTCATCACCATCAACTACACTTCGGGGACGACCGGCGACCCCAAGGGCGTGATGCGCACCCACCGGTGTGAGACGCTCCACGCCTACCTGACGACGATCCACCAGGACATCTCGGACGACGACGTCTACCTCTGGACGCTCCCGATGTTCCACGTCAACGGCTGGGGGCACATCTTCGCGATCACGGGCATGGGCGCGAAACACGTCTGCACCCGCGGGATCGACGCCGAGTGGATCTTCGACACCGTCGTCGAGGAGGACGTCTCCTACCTCTGTGGCGCGCCGACGGTGCTGAACATGCTGAGCGACTACTACCGCGACGCCGACGTGGCGACGAGCGGCGACAACGACGTGCGCATCGCCACCGCGGGGTCGGCGCCGCCGGAGGCCACCATCCGCACCGTCGAGGACGAGTTCGGCTGGTATCTCACCCACGTCTACGGCGCCACCGAAACCGGTCCGCTGGTCACCACCTCCGACGCCCGGCGCTTCTTCGACGACGACAGCGCCGACCGCTTCGCGGTCAAGAAGCGACAGGGGCTCGGCTTCCTCGGCACCGAAATCCGCGTCGTCGACGAGGACGGCGAGGACGTGCCCCGGGACGACGAGACCATCGGGGAGGTGGTCGTCCGCGGCAACCAGGTGATGGAGGGCTACTGGGAGAAACCCGAGGCGACCGAGGAGGCCTTCAGCGAACGCGCCGAGGGCTACTACCACATGGGCGACCTGGCGACGGTCGACGAGAACGGCATGATCGCCATCCAGGACCGGAAAAAGGACATCATCATCAGCGGCGGGGAGAACATCTCCAGCATCGAACTGGAGGACACGCTGTTCGAGCACCCGGCGGTGTCGGACGTGGCGGTCATCCCCGCGCCGAGCGAGCGGTGGGGCGAGGAGCCGAAGGCCTTCGTGGTCCCCGAGAGCGGCGACCCGAACGACCCGGGGGTCACCGCCGAGGAACTGATCGAGTTCACCCGCGACCACCTCGCGGGCTTCAAGGCCGTCAAGCGGATCGAGTTCGTCGTCTCCCTCCCCACGACGGCGACGGGAAAGGTCCAGAAGTACGAACTCCGGTCCCAGGAGTGGGAGGACGAGGATCGGATGATCGGCGAGGGGTGA
- a CDS encoding cation:proton antiporter, with amino-acid sequence MAETALLEVGVMFAAIGAVGVLAARANLSPIPFYIVAGIGLNEFVLGRVGLPAVSAGEFVTVGAELGIVFLLFFLGLEFNLDRLLADRARIGAAGVADFVVNFGVGLALGLVLFGGLLPALLVAGIVYISSSAVITKSLLDLGWIANPESSPLLGVLVFEDLVIAVYLAVVSALVIGGGNVEAAARSIGLALGFILLLVALAALGTRFFERLLDTPSSEYFVLRAVAVTVLLAGAALAVGVSEAVAAFFVGMAFSATEYVHDLEASLSSLRDTFAAVFFFWIGLVTDPFVIVGALDVIAVVVAVTAPTKLASGFYGGRVYGLDDRRSLRVGLAMVTRGEFSLIIAAVALAGAGTTLPPETARTIYAVAVGYVLVMSTLGTTLMGASDRLERLLPSVGS; translated from the coding sequence ATGGCTGAGACGGCGCTGCTCGAAGTCGGGGTGATGTTCGCGGCCATCGGGGCCGTGGGCGTGCTCGCCGCTCGCGCGAACCTCTCGCCGATCCCCTTCTACATCGTCGCGGGGATCGGACTGAACGAGTTCGTCCTCGGCCGGGTCGGCCTGCCCGCCGTCTCGGCGGGCGAGTTCGTGACCGTCGGCGCCGAACTCGGCATCGTCTTCCTCCTCTTTTTCCTCGGCCTGGAGTTCAACCTCGACAGGCTGCTCGCGGACCGTGCCCGGATCGGCGCGGCGGGCGTGGCCGACTTCGTCGTCAACTTCGGGGTCGGGCTGGCGCTCGGCCTCGTGCTCTTCGGCGGCCTCCTGCCCGCGCTGTTGGTGGCGGGGATCGTCTACATCTCCTCCAGCGCCGTCATCACCAAGTCGTTGCTCGATCTGGGGTGGATCGCCAATCCCGAGAGTTCGCCGCTGCTCGGCGTCCTCGTCTTCGAGGACCTCGTGATCGCGGTCTACCTCGCCGTCGTCTCGGCGCTGGTTATCGGCGGGGGGAACGTGGAGGCGGCGGCCCGGTCCATCGGCCTCGCGCTCGGGTTCATCCTCCTGCTCGTCGCCCTCGCGGCCCTGGGGACGCGCTTTTTCGAGCGCCTGCTCGACACCCCCTCCTCGGAGTATTTCGTCCTGCGTGCGGTGGCGGTGACGGTCCTGCTGGCGGGGGCGGCACTCGCCGTCGGCGTCAGCGAGGCGGTCGCCGCCTTCTTCGTCGGGATGGCCTTCAGCGCGACGGAGTACGTCCACGACCTGGAGGCGTCGCTTTCCTCCCTCCGGGACACCTTCGCCGCCGTCTTCTTCTTCTGGATCGGCCTCGTCACCGACCCGTTCGTGATCGTCGGCGCACTCGACGTGATCGCCGTCGTCGTCGCGGTGACGGCCCCCACGAAACTCGCGAGCGGCTTCTACGGCGGCCGGGTGTACGGCCTCGACGACCGCCGGTCGCTCCGGGTGGGGCTGGCGATGGTCACGCGCGGGGAGTTCTCGCTGATCATCGCCGCAGTCGCGCTCGCGGGCGCGGGGACGACGCTGCCCCCGGAGACGGCACGGACCATCTACGCGGTGGCGGTCGGGTACGTCCTCGTCATGAGTACGCTGGGCACGACGCTGATGGGGGCCTCGGATCGGCTCGAACGGCTGCTGCCGTCGGTGGGGAGCTGA
- a CDS encoding cation:proton antiporter regulatory subunit, whose protein sequence is MRVYESEVPGVGRKFELELTGERSVVVVVHHDGRCELFRRDGPDADGEKILDLKGEQANRLGSILEGAYFESVDVESLSVPLGEAIIEWVEVTPSSPVAGKTLAESRIRSETGTSIIAIQRGERTISNPPPETELDAEDLLVAVGTREEQAELVDLVEGASDSESPPE, encoded by the coding sequence ATGCGGGTGTACGAGTCGGAGGTGCCCGGCGTCGGCCGCAAGTTCGAACTCGAACTCACGGGCGAGCGAAGCGTGGTGGTGGTCGTCCACCACGACGGCCGCTGTGAGCTCTTTCGTCGGGACGGCCCCGACGCCGACGGCGAGAAGATCCTCGACCTGAAGGGCGAACAGGCCAACCGACTCGGCTCCATCCTCGAGGGGGCGTACTTCGAGTCCGTCGACGTGGAGTCCCTCTCGGTGCCCCTCGGCGAGGCCATCATCGAGTGGGTGGAGGTGACGCCGTCCTCGCCGGTCGCGGGCAAGACGCTCGCGGAGTCGCGGATCCGGAGCGAGACGGGGACCTCCATCATCGCCATCCAGCGGGGGGAGCGGACCATCTCGAACCCGCCGCCCGAGACCGAACTCGACGCGGAGGATCTGCTCGTCGCGGTTGGTACCCGGGAGGAACAGGCCGAACTCGTCGACCTGGTGGAGGGCGCGTCCGACTCGGAGTCGCCGCCGGAGTGA
- a CDS encoding PIN domain-containing protein, which translates to MTFLDSSVIVDMLEGVPDVVEYVEDRGQPYLTSSLCVFEVIDGEVGSGEPDVVGVRQEFGGVRSLDLNERIAMEAGRMQDRLLDDGERMAARDLLIAATARSTGDELIVADSDFETRHLSDVMDVTNLRAED; encoded by the coding sequence GTGACCTTCCTCGATTCCTCCGTTATCGTCGACATGCTCGAAGGCGTCCCGGATGTCGTCGAGTACGTCGAAGACCGCGGGCAGCCCTACCTTACGTCGTCGCTCTGCGTCTTCGAGGTGATCGACGGGGAAGTCGGCTCGGGAGAACCCGATGTTGTCGGCGTTCGGCAGGAGTTCGGTGGCGTTCGCTCACTTGACCTGAACGAGCGGATCGCCATGGAGGCCGGCCGGATGCAAGACAGGCTGCTGGACGACGGCGAACGAATGGCTGCCCGCGACCTCCTGATCGCCGCGACTGCGCGGTCCACGGGAGATGAACTCATCGTCGCCGACAGCGACTTCGAAACCAGACACCTATCCGACGTGATGGACGTGACGAACCTCCGCGCTGAAGACTGA
- a CDS encoding cupin domain-containing protein, producing the protein MAHTLVDYEDVDPVGGGLHFLRDALDCSNLGVSVLDVEAGWSGKPHDHEDDGQEEVYVLVEGAATATVEGETVSMSAGDALRVDPGATRRLDAEEDSLFVVAGAP; encoded by the coding sequence ATGGCACACACGCTCGTCGATTACGAGGACGTCGACCCGGTCGGTGGCGGTCTCCACTTCCTGCGCGACGCGCTCGACTGTTCGAACCTCGGCGTCTCGGTGCTCGACGTCGAGGCGGGCTGGAGCGGCAAACCCCACGACCACGAGGACGACGGTCAGGAGGAGGTGTACGTCCTGGTCGAGGGGGCGGCGACGGCGACGGTCGAGGGGGAGACGGTGTCGATGTCGGCGGGGGACGCCCTGCGCGTCGACCCCGGGGCGACCCGGCGACTCGACGCCGAAGAGGACTCCCTGTTCGTCGTCGCGGGCGCGCCCTAG
- a CDS encoding 30S ribosomal protein S15 gives MARMHTRRRGSSGSDKPVADDPPEWSDVDEEEIEARVVELAEQGHDPSVIGMKLRDEGVKGTPIPDVKLATGRKITEILEAHDAAPELPEDLRNLMERAIRLREHMDENPQDHQNKRALQNTESKIRRLVDYYRGDALDEDFTYSYDVAVELLEE, from the coding sequence ATGGCACGAATGCACACCCGCCGCCGTGGCTCGTCCGGTTCGGACAAGCCGGTGGCAGACGACCCTCCGGAGTGGAGCGACGTAGACGAGGAAGAGATCGAAGCGCGCGTGGTCGAACTCGCCGAGCAGGGGCACGACCCGAGCGTCATCGGGATGAAACTGCGTGACGAGGGCGTGAAGGGGACGCCGATCCCCGACGTGAAGTTGGCGACGGGCCGGAAGATCACGGAGATCCTGGAGGCCCACGACGCCGCGCCGGAGCTGCCCGAGGACCTGCGCAACCTGATGGAGCGGGCGATTCGCCTGCGCGAGCACATGGACGAGAACCCCCAGGACCACCAGAACAAGCGCGCGCTCCAGAACACGGAGTCGAAGATCCGTCGCCTGGTGGACTACTACCGCGGCGACGCGCTGGACGAGGACTTCACCTACAGTTACGACGTCGCCGTCGAACTGCTGGAGGAGTAG
- a CDS encoding SIMPL domain-containing protein, with amino-acid sequence MQRHALLTVGLAVLLVIAGCSAGTSSPAATADSPTTPDSDSTIEVAGTGSADAEPNQAVVRVSVVATGDTAATARERLAANTSRMRSALREAGVDEDRIVTQRYDIYQDRRRPPEEGAEPRIQYRASHSFEITVTDPGRVGGVVDTAVANGATEIDDVTFTLSTERRRELERRARSAAMADARAKAESLAADADLSVTGVNVIQTTEAGVPRPVDEAAYMTATPAATGAPPTDIESGPVTVRTTVRVVYEAGPEGNATGE; translated from the coding sequence ATGCAACGACACGCACTCCTCACCGTGGGACTCGCAGTCCTGCTCGTGATCGCCGGCTGTTCGGCCGGGACCTCCTCGCCCGCCGCGACGGCCGACTCGCCGACGACCCCGGACTCCGACAGCACCATCGAGGTCGCCGGCACCGGCAGCGCCGACGCCGAACCGAACCAGGCAGTCGTCCGGGTGTCCGTCGTCGCGACCGGCGACACCGCCGCGACCGCCCGCGAGCGACTCGCCGCCAACACCTCGCGGATGCGCTCCGCCCTCCGCGAGGCCGGCGTCGACGAGGATCGGATCGTCACGCAGCGATACGACATCTACCAGGATCGGCGCCGACCGCCCGAGGAGGGCGCCGAACCCCGGATCCAGTACCGCGCCTCGCACTCCTTCGAGATCACCGTGACCGACCCCGGCCGCGTGGGCGGCGTCGTCGACACCGCCGTCGCGAACGGTGCCACCGAAATCGACGACGTGACCTTCACGCTCTCCACCGAGCGCCGTCGCGAACTCGAACGCCGGGCCCGGAGTGCCGCGATGGCCGACGCGCGGGCGAAGGCGGAGTCGCTCGCGGCCGACGCCGACCTCTCCGTCACCGGCGTGAACGTGATCCAGACGACCGAGGCCGGCGTTCCCCGGCCCGTGGACGAGGCCGCCTACATGACCGCGACGCCCGCCGCCACCGGCGCCCCGCCGACGGACATCGAATCGGGGCCGGTCACCGTGCGGACGACCGTTCGGGTGGTGTACGAGGCGGGACCCGAGGGGAACGCGACGGGCGAGTGA
- a CDS encoding OsmC family peroxiredoxin, with protein sequence MPTRTAEATWEGDLQTGGGTVALGSGAYEGPYSFGSRFEDAEGTNPEELIGAAEAGCFAMALANALAEDGFTPERIDAEASVHLDAGDLTIDEIELVAEGTVPDASEAEFREYAIDAKNNCPVSKALAGPNIELTADLR encoded by the coding sequence ATGCCAACCAGAACCGCGGAAGCGACGTGGGAAGGCGACTTGCAGACGGGCGGCGGGACGGTCGCCCTCGGCAGCGGCGCGTACGAGGGACCCTACTCGTTCGGCTCCCGGTTCGAGGACGCCGAGGGGACGAACCCCGAGGAACTGATCGGCGCCGCCGAGGCGGGCTGTTTCGCCATGGCGCTCGCGAACGCCCTCGCGGAGGACGGCTTCACGCCCGAGCGCATCGACGCCGAGGCGAGCGTCCACCTCGACGCCGGCGACCTCACCATCGACGAGATCGAACTCGTGGCCGAGGGGACCGTCCCCGACGCCTCCGAGGCGGAGTTCCGCGAGTACGCCATCGACGCCAAGAACAACTGCCCGGTGTCGAAGGCGCTCGCCGGCCCGAACATCGAACTGACCGCCGACCTGCGCTGA
- a CDS encoding HNH endonuclease — protein sequence MKPKAVCDSFEEANDPENLITLCRECHAEKENVDWL from the coding sequence ATTAAGCCAAAAGCGGTGTGTGATTCGTTCGAGGAAGCAAATGACCCAGAGAACCTAATCACACTCTGTCGCGAATGTCATGCCGAGAAGGAGAACGTCGACTGGCTCTAA
- a CDS encoding PQQ-binding-like beta-propeller repeat protein encodes MPRNDLTPEQRAAMERAAEEPRSGDVDDLRTLGSLLAHSEPVIRKRGLVAMNAILDEAPSLELDASAESLLSLLADALDDDLVKVRTAAAVVTARLATVAPAQASAAVGLIRELFDAELARVRHGAIRGLSVLAADAPDTAAVTAIEALVDRIDVEPERAGTVPAKGLVTVAQAAPERRSVVARALEPTPSRGWTESTRTDCLGALGTLGTIDAAAAREARRRLRPALADESSAVRRAAVDALGTSATAAPEHAPPALRTLRLVLLDEATDVRTEAVAALGEIAATDAAGATTALATLGTALESNPADEVRRTAAATLATIEVPGPDDLDVERSISRSPSPPAPTIGAVADDRLADAGIVGALSAVLTDHHHDVRTYAAEGLTGVAAAAPEQAVPAVGALGDSLASEVRDGDPPEPPAVGDPVNPEQPLAAAAASALRRVAAEHPRAVAPAVDALVAALDADDAVTVIDAARAIERLGEAAPGQVGPAIEPLARLAEQPPSESVEEATRETLTTIGNAEPAPGATRSSVPAAARERLGVPRQVWRTPVRRPVPGGLAVTGGRACVATDGGDLLGVDADSGESEWRRELDPTEPSAVTAAAGPFLVGCRDGRVVAVAPESGTTRWVFDPDDRAAPDTRLAAAGGTVAVWNGAGVLYGIDAAGGTVRWRSAFDHDGKAFPTVADDTVYLGTGGGRLVAVDAASGAEEWRHDLGEPVGSPPAYAGGTVSLGTVAGTVVALAGDDGTSRWRTEFDDAVDVSPAVADGAVYVGCGAAGLHALDAATGEPRWRVQPGGRVVSQPAVGTTGVYVGTDEGVYAVGAEDGERRWSLGTDGTAVVGLTVSDGPVYAATWDGSLYALAEAGGERRSASASR; translated from the coding sequence ATGCCCCGGAACGACCTGACACCCGAACAGCGGGCCGCGATGGAGCGAGCGGCGGAGGAGCCACGTAGCGGTGACGTGGACGACCTGCGCACGCTCGGCTCGCTACTCGCTCACTCCGAGCCGGTGATCCGCAAGCGCGGACTCGTCGCGATGAACGCGATTCTCGATGAGGCTCCGTCCCTCGAACTCGACGCCAGCGCCGAGTCACTGCTGTCGCTACTGGCCGACGCACTCGACGACGACCTGGTGAAGGTTCGGACAGCCGCGGCGGTCGTCACCGCCCGCCTCGCTACCGTGGCCCCCGCTCAGGCGTCCGCTGCCGTCGGCCTGATTCGGGAGTTATTCGACGCCGAGTTGGCCCGGGTTCGGCACGGGGCGATCAGGGGGCTCTCCGTGCTCGCCGCCGACGCCCCCGACACCGCCGCCGTGACAGCGATCGAGGCTCTCGTCGACCGGATCGATGTCGAACCGGAGAGGGCCGGGACCGTCCCGGCGAAAGGACTGGTGACGGTCGCCCAGGCGGCACCCGAACGGCGATCGGTCGTGGCCCGGGCGCTCGAACCGACGCCGTCGCGGGGGTGGACCGAGTCGACGCGGACGGACTGTCTCGGTGCTCTGGGGACCCTCGGGACGATCGACGCGGCAGCGGCCCGCGAGGCTCGGCGTCGCCTCCGGCCGGCGCTCGCCGACGAGTCATCCGCGGTCCGTCGGGCAGCCGTGGACGCGCTCGGGACATCGGCGACCGCGGCACCCGAGCACGCCCCGCCGGCGCTCCGGACCCTTCGACTCGTGCTCCTCGACGAGGCCACCGACGTGCGTACCGAGGCTGTCGCGGCGCTCGGGGAGATCGCGGCGACCGACGCGGCCGGGGCCACTACGGCCCTCGCCACGCTCGGAACGGCACTGGAGTCGAATCCGGCTGACGAGGTCCGCCGGACGGCTGCCGCGACCCTCGCGACGATCGAGGTACCGGGCCCGGACGACCTCGACGTGGAGCGCTCCATATCGCGAAGTCCCAGTCCACCGGCGCCGACCATCGGGGCGGTAGCCGACGACCGGCTCGCCGACGCCGGCATCGTCGGCGCGCTCTCGGCGGTGCTCACCGACCACCATCACGACGTGCGCACGTACGCTGCCGAGGGATTGACGGGGGTCGCCGCGGCAGCCCCCGAACAGGCGGTACCAGCCGTCGGGGCGCTCGGGGACAGTTTGGCGAGTGAGGTCCGTGACGGGGACCCCCCCGAACCACCAGCCGTGGGGGATCCAGTGAACCCCGAACAGCCGCTGGCGGCGGCAGCCGCGTCCGCCCTCCGGAGGGTCGCCGCCGAGCATCCCCGGGCGGTCGCACCCGCCGTCGACGCGCTCGTCGCGGCGCTCGACGCCGACGATGCTGTCACCGTCATCGACGCGGCGCGGGCCATCGAGCGTCTGGGCGAGGCGGCTCCCGGCCAAGTCGGCCCGGCCATCGAGCCGCTGGCTCGACTCGCGGAGCAGCCACCGTCCGAGTCCGTGGAGGAGGCGACCCGCGAGACACTCACGACGATCGGCAACGCCGAGCCGGCACCGGGGGCGACGCGGTCGTCCGTTCCGGCTGCCGCTCGCGAGCGACTCGGCGTGCCGAGACAGGTGTGGCGGACCCCGGTTCGGAGGCCCGTTCCGGGCGGGTTGGCCGTCACCGGAGGGCGGGCCTGCGTCGCGACCGACGGCGGCGACCTGCTGGGGGTGGACGCGGACAGCGGCGAGTCCGAATGGCGGCGGGAACTGGACCCGACGGAGCCGTCCGCGGTCACCGCGGCCGCGGGGCCGTTCCTGGTCGGCTGTCGGGACGGGCGGGTGGTGGCCGTGGCCCCCGAGAGTGGTACGACCCGGTGGGTGTTCGATCCCGACGACCGGGCGGCGCCCGACACCCGACTCGCCGCCGCTGGCGGCACCGTCGCCGTCTGGAACGGGGCCGGCGTCCTGTACGGAATCGACGCGGCCGGGGGCACCGTCCGATGGCGGTCCGCGTTCGATCACGACGGGAAGGCGTTCCCGACCGTGGCCGACGACACCGTCTACCTCGGAACCGGAGGTGGACGACTGGTGGCGGTCGACGCAGCGAGTGGCGCGGAGGAGTGGCGGCACGACCTCGGGGAGCCGGTGGGATCGCCGCCCGCATACGCCGGGGGCACGGTCTCCCTCGGGACGGTCGCCGGAACGGTGGTCGCTCTGGCCGGGGACGATGGCACGTCGCGCTGGCGGACGGAGTTCGACGACGCCGTCGATGTCTCCCCCGCGGTCGCGGACGGGGCGGTCTACGTCGGATGTGGCGCGGCTGGCCTCCACGCGCTCGACGCGGCTACGGGCGAGCCACGGTGGCGGGTGCAACCGGGCGGGCGGGTCGTCAGTCAGCCCGCAGTCGGCACTACCGGCGTGTACGTCGGCACCGACGAGGGCGTGTACGCGGTCGGCGCGGAGGACGGGGAGCGGCGATGGTCCCTCGGCACTGACGGAACAGCTGTCGTCGGCCTGACCGTCTCCGACGGACCCGTCTACGCGGCGACCTGGGACGGTTCCCTGTACGCGCTCGCGGAGGCGGGCGGCGAACGGAGGTCGGCATCGGCATCACGGTGA
- a CDS encoding antitoxin VapB family protein: MSTSIRVSDDTKEMLESLKRDDETFDELLERLAQSEKPINVGAWSEEEADRAREAVERSRESFER; the protein is encoded by the coding sequence ATGAGTACGTCCATTCGAGTCTCGGACGACACAAAAGAGATGCTGGAGAGCCTGAAGCGTGATGACGAGACGTTTGATGAGCTTCTCGAACGACTCGCACAGAGCGAGAAACCCATCAACGTCGGCGCGTGGAGTGAAGAGGAAGCCGACCGCGCACGGGAGGCTGTGGAGCGTTCTCGGGAGAGTTTCGAACGGTGA
- a CDS encoding gamma carbonic anhydrase family protein — protein sequence MVLRAVDGVEPTVHEDAYVDDAAVVVGDVTVERDASVWPNATLRGDQPIVISEGANVQDNAVCHEDAVVGPYATVGHTAIVHAATVEERGLVGMGAVVLDDATVGEGAIVAAGSVVTEGTEVPPETLVAGTPADVIKEIPDSSWSEAADRYVEKADVYAETSTVVDED from the coding sequence ATGGTACTCAGAGCAGTCGACGGCGTCGAACCGACGGTTCACGAGGACGCCTACGTCGACGACGCGGCGGTCGTCGTCGGCGACGTGACCGTCGAGCGCGACGCCTCGGTCTGGCCGAACGCCACGCTCCGGGGGGACCAGCCCATCGTGATCAGCGAGGGAGCCAACGTCCAGGACAACGCCGTCTGTCACGAGGACGCGGTCGTCGGCCCCTACGCCACCGTCGGTCACACGGCCATCGTCCACGCGGCGACCGTCGAGGAGCGCGGACTGGTCGGGATGGGGGCGGTCGTCCTCGACGACGCGACGGTCGGCGAGGGCGCCATCGTCGCGGCCGGGAGCGTCGTCACCGAGGGGACCGAGGTCCCGCCGGAGACGCTCGTCGCGGGGACGCCCGCCGACGTCATCAAGGAGATTCCCGACTCGTCGTGGTCGGAGGCGGCCGACCGCTACGTCGAGAAGGCCGACGTCTACGCCGAGACGTCGACCGTCGTCGACGAGGACTGA
- a CDS encoding pyruvoyl-dependent arginine decarboxylase, producing MSDAIEVVWGRGDATTPLSAFDAALADAGIHNYNLVTYSSIVPPERSVVRPGRSEADYGVGAPVGTVLAAAETAQSNETVAAGLGWIRAEEGGVMMESTAGSAAAVRSDLREKLADARRLRDWHWEDEERLEVREHAADRTGAVVVAAVYGALSYADADVR from the coding sequence ATGAGCGACGCCATCGAGGTCGTCTGGGGCCGCGGCGACGCCACGACGCCGCTGAGCGCGTTCGACGCGGCGCTCGCGGACGCCGGGATCCACAACTACAACCTCGTCACCTACTCCTCGATCGTCCCGCCCGAGCGGTCGGTCGTCCGCCCCGGCCGGAGCGAGGCCGACTACGGCGTCGGCGCGCCCGTCGGAACCGTGCTCGCGGCCGCCGAGACGGCGCAGTCGAACGAAACCGTCGCCGCCGGTCTGGGTTGGATCCGCGCCGAGGAGGGCGGGGTGATGATGGAGAGCACCGCGGGATCGGCGGCGGCCGTCCGGTCGGACCTCCGGGAGAAACTCGCGGACGCCCGCCGACTGCGGGACTGGCACTGGGAGGACGAGGAACGGCTGGAGGTGCGCGAACACGCCGCCGACCGGACGGGCGCGGTGGTCGTCGCGGCCGTCTACGGCGCGCTCTCGTACGCCGACGCGGACGTCCGGTAG